From a region of the Canis lupus dingo isolate Sandy chromosome 5, ASM325472v2, whole genome shotgun sequence genome:
- the APOA1 gene encoding apolipoprotein A-I — MKAALLTLAVLFLTGSQARHFWQQDEPQSPWDRVKDLATVYVDAVKDSGRDYVAQFEASALGKQLNLKLLDNWDSLSSTVTKLREQIGPVTQEFWDNLEKETEVLRQEMSKDLEEVKQKVQPYLDDFQKKWQEEVELYRQKVAPLGSELREGARQKLQELQEKLSPLGEELRDRARTHVDALRAQLAPYSDDLRERLAARLQALKEGGGASLAEYHARASEQLSALGEKARPALEDLRQGLLPVLESFKVSLLAAIDEATKKLNAQ; from the exons ATGAAAGCCGCACTGCTGACCTTGGCCGTGCTCTTCCTCACGG GGAGCCAGGCTCGGCACTTCTGGCAGCAAGATGAACCCCAGTCACCCTGGGATCGGGTGAAGGATTTAGCCACCGTGTATGTGGACGCAGTCAAAGACAGCGGCAGAGACTATGTGGCCCAGTTTGAAGCCTCCGCCCTGGGAAAACAGCTGAA CCTGAAACTCCTGGACAACTGGGACAGCCTGAGCAGCACGGTGACCAAGCTGCGCGAACAGATCGGCCCGGTCACGCAGGAGTTCTGGGATAACCTGGAGAAGGAGACGGAGGTGCTGCGGCAGGAGATGAGCAAGGACCTGGAGGAGGTGAAGCAGAAGGTGCAGCCCTACCTGGACGACTTCCAGAAGAAGTGGCAGGAGGAGGTGGAGCTGTACCGCCAGAAGGTGGCGCCGCTGGGCTCGGAGCTGCGCGAGGGCGCGCGCCAGAAGCTGCAGGAGCTGCAGGAGAAGCTGAGCCCGCTGGGCGAGGAGCTGCGGGACCGCGCGCGCACCCACGTGGACGCGCTGCGCGCCCAGCTGGCCCCCTACAGCGACGACCTGCGCGAGCGCCTGGCCGCGCGGCTGCAGGCGCTCAAGGAGGGCGGCGGCGCCAGCCTGGCCGAGTACCACGCCAGGGCCAGCGAGCAGCTGAGCGCGCTCGGCGAGAAGGCCAGGCCCGCGCTCGAGGACCTGCGCCAGGGCCTGCTGCCCGTGCTGGAGAGCTTCAAGGTCAGCCTGCTGGCTGCCATCGACGAGGCCACCAAGAAGCTGAACGCGCAGTga